Proteins from a genomic interval of Lolium perenne isolate Kyuss_39 chromosome 1, Kyuss_2.0, whole genome shotgun sequence:
- the LOC127317462 gene encoding uncharacterized protein: MADGEELDVYAGKIGCMAAKFASLGGTLSDAQMVKKLLDTVPESLFAAVAGIEQFCDVETICFDEVLGGLKAFQERTERRKAAVGGERHGDQLLLTAAQWEQRRRTRGGGYDGGGDNYRRRGKCHNCGICGHFARDCKKSKKKEEEENQEEALLCDAGDHPCLL, translated from the coding sequence ATGGCGGACGGCGAGGAGCTGGACGTCTACGCCGGCAAGATCGGCTGCATGGCCGCCAAGTTTGCAAGCCTCGGCGGGACGCTGAGCGACGCCCAGATGGTGAAGAAGCTGCTCGACACCGTCCCGGAATCGCTGTTCGCGGCGGTGGCCGGCATCGAGCAGTTCTGCGACGTCGAGACCATCTGCTTCGACGAGGTGCTCGGGGGTCTCAAGGCGTTCCAGGAGCGGACGGAGCGGCGCAAGGCAGCCGTTGGCGGAGAGCGTCATGGGGACCAGCTGCTGCTCACGGCGGCGCAATGGGAGCAGAGACGCCGTACACGCGGCGGCGgctacgacggcggcggcgacaacTACCGTAGGCGCGGCAAGTGCCACAACTGCGGCATCTGTGGTCACTTCGCCCGCGACTGCAAGAAGtccaagaagaaggaggaggaagagaaccAGGAGGAGGCGCTGCTCTGCGACGCCGGTGACCACCCATGCCTGCTCTAG